Proteins from one Setaria italica strain Yugu1 chromosome V, Setaria_italica_v2.0, whole genome shotgun sequence genomic window:
- the LOC101776779 gene encoding probable arabinosyltransferase ARAD1 encodes MAGKQFASLAHARPASASSRRLLAAAGVLILLSAAYFLLLSPSSPRPTAAVLASPSSSTTTSFLASLESFLAAPHPSDSAPAPGDLDAAIRAQEEARLYGDPAWPAPAAGPLRVYVYEMPSKFTYDLLRLFRDSYRETDNLTSNGSPVHRLIEQHSIDYWLWADLIAPESRRLLKNVLRVQRQEEADIFYVPFFTTISYFLLEKQECKALYREALKWVTNQPAWQRSEGRDHVIPVHHPWSFKSVRSFVKKAIWLLPDMDSTGNWYKPGQVYLEKDVILPYVPNVDLCDSKCVSETQSKRSILLFFRGRLKRNAGGKIRSKLVEELKGAEGIVIEEGSAGAQGKTAAQDGMRKSLFCLSPAGDTPSSARLFDAIVSGCIPVIISDELELPFEGILDYREIALFVSSTDALQPGWLMNYLRRIDAKRIREMQSNLVKFSRHFLYSSPAQPLGPEDLTWRMIAGKLLNIKLHIRRSQRVVRESRSICTCECRVGNTTRML; translated from the exons ATGGCGGGGAAGCAGTTCGCCTCCCTGGCGCACGCGCGCCCCGCCTCTGCCTCCTCCCGccggctcctcgccgccgcgggcgtcctcatcctcctctccgccgcctacttcctcctcctctccccctcctcgccccgccccaccgccgccgtcctcgcgagccctagctcctccaccaccacctccttcctCGCCTCCCTCGAAAGCTTCCTCGCCGCACCGCACCCCTCCGACTCAGCGCCCGCTCCCGGCGACCTTGATGCCGCGATCCGGGCCCAGGAGGAGGCCCGGCTCTACGGGGACCCCGCGtggcccgcgcccgccgcggggCCGCTCAGGGTCTACGTGTACGAGATGCCGAGCAAGTTCACCTACGATCTGCTGAGGCTGTTCAGGGACTCGTACCGGGAGACGGACAATCTCACGTCCAATGGGAGCCCCGTGCACCGGCTCATCGAGCAG CATTCTATTGACTACTGGCTATGGGCGGATCTCATTGCGCCTGAATCACGAAGACTTTTGAAGAATGTCCTCAGGGTTCAGCGGCAAGAAGAAGCAGACATTTTCTATGTGCCATTCTTCACAACAATCAGTTACTTCTTGCTGGAGAAACAAGAATGCAAAGCACTTTATAGG GAAGCTTTAAAGTGGGTGACTAATCAGCCAGCTTGGCAACGTTCAGAAGGCAGAGATCATGTCATTCCTGTTCACCACCCATGGTCATTTAAGTCAGTACGGAGTTTTGTGAAGAAGGCAATATGGCTTCTACCTGATATGGATTCAACCGGCAACTG GTATAAACCAGGACAGGTGTATCTGGAAAAGGATGTCATCCTTCCATATGTTCCAAATGTTGATCTTTGTGATTCGAAGTGTGTATCCGAAACTCAATCCAAAAGAAGTATATTGCTGTTCTTTCGAGGAAGGCTAAAGAGAAATGCT GGAGGGAAGATCCGCAGTAAGCTTGTGGAGGAACTAAAAGGTGCAGAAGGCATAGTTATAGAAGAAGGTTCTGCTGGAGCTCAGGGAAAAACAGCAGCTCAGGATGGCATGCGCAAGTCTCTCTTTTGCCTGAGTCCAGCTGGAGATACCCCATCTTCTGCTCGCCTGTTTGATGCAATTGTTAGTGGATGTATCCCAGTTATAATAAGTGATGAACTGGAGCTTCCTTTTGAAGGAATACTTGACTATAGGGAG ATAGCATTATTTGTTTCATCAACTGATGCTTTGCAACCTGGCTGGCTCATGAATTACCTAAGAAGAATCGATGCCAAAAGGATCAGAGAAATGCAATCTAATCTTGTGAAG TTTTCAAGGCATTTTCTGTATTCAAGTCCTGCTCAACCTCTTGGACCAGAAGACCTTACATGGAGAATG ATTGCTGGTAAACTGTTAAACATCAAGTTGCACATCCGACGTTCTCAACGTGTGGTTAGAGAGTCAAGGAGCATATGTACATGTGAATGCAGAGTCGGGAACACCACGAGGATGCTTTGA